The window AGCATATTTGAAATTGCACAAATAATAACAAATAGGGCAGAAGTGGTTTTAAAACAACAATTACAAATTTTAAGACCAAGCGCAGGTGCAAATACTGGCACGACACTAAATTATGTTATAGATAAACTTAAAGCTACTGGCTTTAAACTAACAGGTGATATAAACACTGAAGTTGATTCAACATTGCTTAACTGCAAAAAATGGTTCATACAAGAGGACTCAAACTAAAATGACAGAAAACCCATTTATATCAGTTATAGTACCAACATTTAACCGCAAAGATATGTTAAGGCAATGCCTCAACTCAATTTTTGCGCAAACATATAGTAATTTTGAGTTAATAATCGTTGACAATATGTCAACGGACGGCACAGAAGAATATGTAAGAAATATACCTGATAAGCGTATTAAATACTTTAGAAATCCAAATAACGGTGTAATTGCTGTGAACCGAAATTTTGGGATGCACAACGCCATAGGAAAGTTTATAGCATTTTGTGACGATGATGATTTATGGCTGCCCTATAAACTTGAAAAGCAAATGGCAATATTCAAACAATACAATAATCTACAGTTGGTCTCATCTAACGCTATATCGTTCAAAGATAATAAATTAGTTAAATTGATGAGTAGACAAACCAATGACATAACTCTAAATATTAAAATTTTACTACAAAACAACCTAATTTATAACTCAACTGTGTTATTTAAAAAAGATGTAATCACTACTATTGGATACATAAATGAAAATGCCAATATTTGCGGTGCTGAGGACTATGACTTTTGGCTGCATATAGCCAAAAGCTTAGAAAATTCTATATATGTAATTGCCGAACCGTTAATACTATACAGAATGCATCTAAAAAACTTCTCGGATTATAACTTAGACAAAGATATAGATAAGTTGAAACTCATATTAGAAAAACATACCGATGTTGAAAGTACAGAAAGAATAAATATAAACATAGAAAACAAAAGAAACTTACTTTTATTGTGGTATAAGCTTTATGAGTTAGATTTTAAAAAAACGGGGATAATTAATTTTTTGTTTTCAAAAACAAGTTTTGTCATAAAAACCAGGGTGTTGTTCTATTATTTACGCGGAACAATAACTAAAGTGCTTGGCATTTACTCGTACAGCATTAAAAACAAACCTGTAATTCAAAAATACTTAGATTCTACATTGTAAATATGAAGTATTTGCAGTACAGAATATTTGTTCAATTTGT is drawn from Endomicrobiales bacterium and contains these coding sequences:
- a CDS encoding glycosyltransferase, which translates into the protein MTENPFISVIVPTFNRKDMLRQCLNSIFAQTYSNFELIIVDNMSTDGTEEYVRNIPDKRIKYFRNPNNGVIAVNRNFGMHNAIGKFIAFCDDDDLWLPYKLEKQMAIFKQYNNLQLVSSNAISFKDNKLVKLMSRQTNDITLNIKILLQNNLIYNSTVLFKKDVITTIGYINENANICGAEDYDFWLHIAKSLENSIYVIAEPLILYRMHLKNFSDYNLDKDIDKLKLILEKHTDVESTERININIENKRNLLLLWYKLYELDFKKTGIINFLFSKTSFVIKTRVLFYYLRGTITKVLGIYSYSIKNKPVIQKYLDSTL